The sequence CTAAAGCGAGAAATGTCGAACTCGGTGTCGACTCAGTTTATAATTGAAGATCTTCCAGCAATCGACTAGtgagtgaaaaaaataatagatgtCTATATCGTTTTTTCCCAGTTTTTCATGAGATTGTTCAGTGTTTGTCAGAGAGAAAATAAATCTCCCACGCTTTTTTTGCTATCGGCAGACAACTCATCTGTGCATTAGTTTGTTTTATGTAGCATTTATCTCCCGTtacatataacatatttttcgCTTTGAGACAGTaagaaaataattacattaactAATATTCCTTTCGAGGTTCGTATTCTCATGGTACCTTGAAtagtcaatatttatataatatatgtatactaaatttagttaTCACTTTAGTTATATATTTAGTCTGAATTATCCCCGATTTTATAGCACATTGTAGTTTTAATGCAAACATTCTTTTCACACATTAATATTCATTCGGTGTATTTTGGAAATGTGTTTGAATTGAGAAATAGTGTAAGTTTCTTTGTAACAGGAAAAATATGTTCACACCTTCAGTATCCAATTGGcctaaatattaaataatattaaaatatctcTTGCCCCCTGGATAATATTTCCTGTATTAaatcaatttgatattttcctGCAAGGCAAATCTTgactaaaaataacaatattttttcataaatgaacggCAATTATGTAATAGAAACGGGGAAgttgtatttgtatttcaatCTGAGAAGGAATGAGgactatttttgttttgaacaggaagcttgtttaaattttttctcTTATCTGTGGTATtactaatatttgaaaatttaggtCAATTCTATCCAAATGGACGCGTTTATAATtatgtcaataaaatataatctgCGTTCAAACATGTTATGCATATCGTTATGTAGCTTTACAGAACCttacattcaatattttaaaaaaaaatcagcagtaGGAAATAAGGAAAAACTGAAATTTTCTTACATACAAAATATGCATGTAGTTCGAGTGTTTATCGTTTGAACAAaatacttaaactaaagttctGGATTTAAAGCTCTGTtattaaagttgaaaaaatacTTATCTTTAATGTTTAAACAAGTGtgctttctttattttatttttttaaccatgAGCAAATTATATCTACATcaataaatgaacaaacaagtaaacacaaatacatgaaatacatattatttttttttaaacttgaccCCACATCATTTTAGCTCTGTGTTTTCCCGCATGTCAGTGtgtatttgttgtaaaaaaaatatggataacATAGAAAAAGATATTGTCTTTAAATAGATTTATTCAGTTTCGATTCAGTCGTTTAGTTCAAAAACTAAGGCCTTTAAAATATGTTAGGAATTCTCTCTTATATCCCGctgtaatgttttgtttacGTTACTCATTCACCTTACCACGCTGTTCTGTTTACGTTTCGAGGCGTATTGTAAGCTATGGAACTTTTGATTGGTTGTAACTAGATAAGAAACGCGGGAGTGTTTCTGATTGGTCAATATATTTGTAGGTAAAAAAATAGCGGCAAGCTATTATTTGGCAGTCGGCCAGATTTATAACATATTCAATCAGACATATCACTACGATGCAATATAGTTCCCTGTCtgcattcaattttatattactTATACCTCGctaataatatttttcataGCTCGGGATTGTAAATTCGGCATTTTGTAAGAAATTGTCatgatataaactataaaatatttcaagagattttttcaaaacacaaatctGGCATCTCTCCAAGTGGGATGTGCCTTAGCGCATGAATCGTGTCCTGATTATAGCACATTGATAGTTAACATTAATACTATACACACAACTTCGGAAACTCATAACATTTGTATATTCTGTCGTGTCAACAGGGATGTCTTTTTGAGATTTGCTTAGTGAATACCTATTACTTTAAGGATATAGTGGATGATAAATAAGTGATATATTCAAATATCATCATGTTGGGAAGAAAGTTGTTTAATAATAACAACCCGGTAGAAAAGAAAGAGCAAAGTAAGTTTGAATTTACTTTTCTAAATATTACTGTGAAATATGGCGAGTTTGTACATTACATTTTTACTTGATGCCACGTTACTTTGTTGTTTATACATTATGTTAGACTCGTATTTTTATGtgtctattttgttttttcagtaAAAGGAAAAGAAGAGctcaataaaacatataatgttGGTGCACAGCTGGGAAGTGGTGGTTTTGGAACAGTTTATGGAGGCACAAGGAGAAGTGATGGTCTACCTGtaagtataaaataaagaattttgttTCCTTGTTTTTAACCCTAACAACAAATTTCAAAgtagaaatcatttatttctttagaCATTAATATCTTTCTCATAAAAACtaattagaaatgaaaaaatagaaaataaaacatatttctcaaaatgtttatatttgaaacatGAAAACATTGTATTGTTGTTAACGAATTTCATATCTATCTTTCAGGTTGCAGTtaaattaatcaacaaaaataaagtgACTGAATGGGGACTTCATAATGGACATAATATACCAATGGAAATTATTCTCTTGAAAAAAGTTTCTCATGTTTCTGGATGTATTAAAATGTTAGATTGGTATGAAGTGAAAAACAATAGTGCTCACAGTTATGTTATAGTGATGGAACGACCAGAGCATGTTCAAGACTTATTTGACTATATCACAGAAAAAGGCGCTGTAAATGAAGAAACCAGCAAAGTGTTCTTTAGACAAATAGTAGAAACTCTATATAACGTTCATAGATCAGGTGTTGTACATCGAGACATtaaagatgaaaatattttagtgGATTTGAAAACTGGTGAACTGAAAATTATTGACTTTGGATCTGGTACATTGCTCAAAGATACAGTTTATGTGACATTTGATGGTGAGCATCTTTTAATAGATTGCATTTTGTTGTAGTGTTATAGGAATATTGAGTATTTGATTTAATACAAAAGTTCATCCACCTACACATATCAATTGATCCCAAAATGGGAGATGCTAAGAATGCTTTACATTGGCTGGCAAAACATATCAATTACACAGTTGCTGCTGCTGAAAATATCAGCATAAATGATCACACATGTGTCTCACCATAACTTGGCAATGATTCATTTATTCAGTAGAGAAACATACATAGCATACATTGTTTACACTAAGTTAACAACTAGGTTTAAATTACAGTGCATAACAAGTTATGATATTGGGTTATTATATTGGTAGCATTAGCTAAAAAATATGACTGGTTGCTATCAACCTAAAATTAAAtgcttttataatttgtaacaaGTCAACTGTAGGATTGATTATGTGGGACATTTTTAAGTTGGTTCACAAGAACTCCTTGCATACCTGTGAGCAGTCAtgcatgtcaaaacatttacctgagttttttaaatcaatactttGGCTATTAGATATGAATAAATGGGGTAATTAGTAAAATTTTCTAACACAAATTACATTAAGGgtattaatatattaaaaagtttatcATCTGTCAGGCTTTCTTATGACCATATGTCCTTTCATTGTGACATTCAGGTGTGTCCTTTACTTAAGCATGTTAAGTATTTAAATGTAAAGGATGAGTTGTGACAACACTTCACACATCACTTCACTTAAGGCAGTAAGAATTTAGTTGATTGATGACAAAAATTGAgactaaataataaatacatataaaacttaaattatgtatagaaatgcattaaaaaagttaaagctTATTCTTACATGTAATTGTCAATTATGTATAGAAATGTATTAGAAAAGTTAGAGCTTATTCTTAATagtcatatctttatttttaaggtACAAGAGTGTACAGTCCTCCTGAATGGATAAAACACCATCGATACCATGGAAGATCAGCAACAGTGTGGTCTTTgggaattttattatttgacttAGTTTGTGGAGATATTCCATTTGAACAAGATGAACAAATCATGAAAGCAGAAGTATCATTTAGGGGAAGATTATCACATGATGTGAAAGACTTAATTAAAAAGTGTTTAGCAATTCGTCCATCAGATAGGCCATCTTTTGAAGACATTTTAAATCATTCATGGTTAGCAACTCCACAGTTGCCAGTTGAGAAACTTAGTTTACATGGAAATAATAACAATAGTTCTTGCCAGCATGGAAATTCTGTAGACACTGTTTCAATGAGTAGCCAAGAAAGTGTGTGACGAAATCTTATAACAGAATAGATTTAGTCAATATTCTGTGCAACAGAAAAATGCAATAAACTTACTCATTCCAATGCTCAGGGATTAATCAAACAATTTGCCAAAGTCTGGCATAATTTTATTGTGCTATTCAAAGAGGACATGCTCATAGgacttgttttatttatttatttatgatataagTTCTGAGAACTTATTTGCCACTGCCATTTCAATGCATGTGAaacatttgtacttttgttgTCAATAAGtgtaaattcaattttgtataaactggTGCTAAAAATTACGACTTGGTTTATACCATAGAGAGACTAGTAGATTTTACAACGGAGAAACTAAGTTTCTTgataatatataatgtatactaCCGTAGTATTTAACATTCACATTGATTTTAGAAACAACTTGGAGTCTTAACCTACTCCTATGTAGTAATTTGGCACTAAACTAACATTCGTATTTAAcagattttatataaatctggatctgcattttaaaatttgtaatttatgcAACAATTATACAAGATTTTGCCTGCCAGAAAAGTctctttaaatcattttatgaatttttcaaatcattaatcattcattttgtaaatataaaatcatatatttattgGCAGAATTTTGCCGTGTGTATGACTATGTGCGCATGTTAAAACTGAGGTATAATAGAAGATGGATGCATGAGCAAagagacattttaaaaaattgttcagAGTGATAATGATGGAAGAGAGAGTAGGTTTGTGTGTTGCTTATAAGCAGCTTAGTAAGGTGTGTCTAATTTATTTGGGAGAAAtcctttgtgtttgtttgtaatgtatataacttatttttataaagaaaaagagaaaTGGAAGGATCctaaagatttgaaaaaataaaagtataaatattaatttttgttactGTTCATGTTTTTACAAGCAAGACTACAATTTGGTGTACATTTGTACTTCAATAGACAGTTCTCGTGTACAATGCAAAAGAAAAGGTGATGTGAtcctacatacatgtatacagtaCACAATTCAAAACTAGAAGCAGATCATACATTCATTTTTGCACATGCATACAGTACACAATTCAAAACTAGAAGCTGATCATACATTCATTTTTGCACATGCATACAGTACACAATTCAAAACTAGAGACTGGTCATCTACAATTATactatacattgtacatgtacatttgtatctgTATGTTTATATGGATATGCTATTATAGTTCTactctatataaaaataaggagatgtggtatatgtGACAAGTTcaggtacaaaaatgtatacacaTTTGTACCAGACAATTTGAATATCTGTATCCTGTGTACATTTCAATTGATCAAAATGAGACTGATCCAACAAATATGAGTACctcaacaaaatttcaatttcatactCTACTTCTGTAGAGTGAGATATGATTTCTGTACACCTGAACAACACAAAGAGTTCTGTTTATTTGCTATGCACAATTAGACAGCTGTAGTCTATATTTGTATTACACAAAATAACTCACCAAAGGTATACGCCTTCTCACTTCATATTAGAATGGAAGATAAACTTGAAAGGCATTACAAATTAACTTCCATCAGTCTTAAAAGTTGGGCCGAAACAGATTTCAAAAACCTGAAGAATCTCATTGTTTGGACATTCTACCAATTAAACTAAGATTGTGGTCTATTTGTCTTCTACAATACTGCATACTGATGATCCATTCTTCATTTATAATGCAAAAAAGGACTGTTTTTCTGTTCATTTGAGCCATGGAGAACTCAAccaattttaaatatcatagttgaaacacatgaaaaaagATGAGAATTATAGCTCAATAAAATTCGAACCTAGTACAGCATAATCCGCATTGATGACATTTTCACAATTACATTGACAGAGGACAGTATTCactaacaaaaacaataaaaaaagttgtcaattttattttcgtgTTTTATTGTGTTGTTGGTTTTCTGATCATTCCAATGCACATATTATTGGTGGATTTATTGTATATGCTCAAAGCAAACCAGTTACTGTATGTTGTATTGTTGATTAAAGATAGAAAATCCAAGACTAGATATCTCTCTCAGAATCTGTAGTAAAGTCTAAGGAATCATCTTTTAAGGtcatgaaaattcaaaatagtaCCTGACGAAAAACGAAAGAAATGCCTCAATTTATTATCAAAGTCTTATGTCAAACAGGGAGGAAAAGATCATATAATATtcttatattatgttttaaactaTTGCTACGAAATGGTAACCTGGTCCAGCTGATAGACCATTGTACATTCTGGGTGCAACTTGGAACATGAAGCACAGAAAATAGTGACTTCATAAAAATGTTCGTGTATCAAGTCCAAGATTCGTAGTCATTTTAGTGAGAAACCTGCTGAAATAGAGGTACTGGAAATTGAATATGGATAAGAGAATATTAATTATCAACAATTTCAAAGATATACTGATGCTCTATGATAGTTTTCAATTCAACTAATATAGCATTTGTATTGTACAGAAAAACTAGCTAAAGCAACGATTGTTTCAATACAAAAACCCGGATACTAGTATATTATTTACCGTTTCTT is a genomic window of Mytilus trossulus isolate FHL-02 chromosome 1, PNRI_Mtr1.1.1.hap1, whole genome shotgun sequence containing:
- the LOC134690531 gene encoding serine/threonine-protein kinase pim-1-like isoform X1, with protein sequence MLGRKLFNNNNPVEKKEQIKGKEELNKTYNVGAQLGSGGFGTVYGGTRRSDGLPVAVKLINKNKVTEWGLHNGHNIPMEIILLKKVSHVSGCIKMLDWYEVKNNSAHSYVIVMERPEHVQDLFDYITEKGAVNEETSKVFFRQIVETLYNVHRSGVVHRDIKDENILVDLKTGELKIIDFGSGTLLKDTVYVTFDGTRVYSPPEWIKHHRYHGRSATVWSLGILLFDLVCGDIPFEQDEQIMKAEVSFRGRLSHDVKDLIKKCLAIRPSDRPSFEDILNHSWLATPQLPVEKLSLHGNNNNSSCQHGNSVDTVSMSSQESV
- the LOC134690531 gene encoding serine/threonine-protein kinase pim-3-like isoform X2; the protein is MDSPTRIKGKEELNKTYNVGAQLGSGGFGTVYGGTRRSDGLPVAVKLINKNKVTEWGLHNGHNIPMEIILLKKVSHVSGCIKMLDWYEVKNNSAHSYVIVMERPEHVQDLFDYITEKGAVNEETSKVFFRQIVETLYNVHRSGVVHRDIKDENILVDLKTGELKIIDFGSGTLLKDTVYVTFDGTRVYSPPEWIKHHRYHGRSATVWSLGILLFDLVCGDIPFEQDEQIMKAEVSFRGRLSHDVKDLIKKCLAIRPSDRPSFEDILNHSWLATPQLPVEKLSLHGNNNNSSCQHGNSVDTVSMSSQESV